The Chitinivibrionales bacterium sequence CTGCACTCGAACCCTGGGGAGATTTCGATCCCGATTCGATCGGGAAGCTTACCGATCGGGATATTATTCTCCGGTTTTATGAATGTAACGAAAAGAAATTCGAAGAAATAAAAAGCGGCATTCCTTCCATGGAAGTCGTTTCACGCGGGGGAAGTACTGTTTACTTTCTGGTTATTGGCCGTGGAAAAGTCGAGTCCGTTGATGCCGATGAAGTACTGCTTCCGTCCATGTCGCTGACCAATGCACAGAAACAGCTTGAGAACCTGGAGCAGGAAAAAAGCAAAATCCATGATTCGTTCAATAAATTGACCGCCTATACCGATGTTTTATCTTCTTTTCTGGCCAAACAGCAGTGCGGTCGCGATCTTGAGGCTGCCAGAATCAGTATGGAAGGTTCGGTTGAGGGACGGGTTGTATCATTGAACGGATGGGTCCCCCACGATAAAGAGAAAAATGTTGCCGAATTTCTGAATGATTTTCCGGCGTGGTACACTTTTGAGAATCCTTCTCCGGATGATACCATTCCGGTCAAATTGACTAACGGAAAATTTTCCATGCTCTTCGAGCCGATTGCAAAGATGCGGTCGTTACCCGATTATTTCGAACTCGATCCCACGCCCTTTTTTGCGCCCTTTTTTGCCCTCTTTTTCGGTCTCTGTTTTGCCGATGTCGGGTATGGTGCTATACTGGCAACGCTGGGATTTATCGCTTCACGGAAAGTACCGGTAAAATTCAAACGCTATACCACGCTCGTAACCATTCTGGGTGTTTTTGCTATTATCTGCGGTATGTTTCTCAATACCTTTTTCGGTCATCCGATATTTTCCGTCCCTGGTTATGAAAATGCCTTTTTTGAATCGGGAGCCTTTTTAGCGCCCCTCAGTGCGGTGAAGACGGAAACCGGCACCTATTTCCCGGCCATTCCCCTCTCTCTCTATGTGGGGATTCTGCAACTTCTTATCGGTATGGGCATGCGGGCCTATAACAGGGCTCATTATGGAACGATAGTGCATGCAATCGATCCTGTCGCGACGATGACCATGACCATTGGCGTAACGATCTTTTTGGTAAAAATAAATTTCATGGAGCTTCAAACGTTTTCCCTCTGGGCTTTTCCCCTGGGTCAAATGATTGCATTGCTTCCCAAGAATATCGAATGGATTATTGCCGGTTCCGGCCTGGCGCTTCTGATGTTTTTTAATAATCCCGAAAAAGGACTCGGGCTTCGGCTGCCGCTCGGGATATACAGTTTATACAATTTTGCCACCGGGATTATGGGAGACGGTCTTTCCTATTTGCGATTGTTTGCCCTAGGACTTGCCGGCGGACTTTTAGGCGCTGCTTTCAATCAGATCGCTTTTATGCTCGTTATGAAAGACGGTGCTGTACAGCTCGCTTCTCCAATGATAATATTTACAATTCTTATTCTGATCGCCGGACATGGCATTAATTTTGTGCTGGCGCTTATCGGATGTTTTGTTCATCCTTTGCGTTTGACATTTGTGGAATTTTACAAAAATGTCGATTTTAAAGGCGGTGCGCCCGAATATTCACCTTTAGCGAATTTACAATGATATATTCCAACGGAAACCCAGTTTTGAAGGAGGCTTAGCAATGGATTGGGGCAGTATTTTTTCAATGATCGGTCTTGGCATTATGGTTGGACTTGCAGGCAGTGGCTCTGCAATCGGGACAGTGAGTGGCGGGTCGGCGGTAGTCGGCATGCTGAAGAAACGTCCGGAAGCATTTGGGCTGGGCATGGGTCTTGCCGCAATGCCGGCTACACAGGGTCTCTATGGCTTTGTCGGTTTTATCATGTACAATCAGGCGCTGATCGGCATGGGAGGATCGGTTTCGATTCTTCAGGGTGCGGTTGTTTTAGGCGCAGGCGTTGCACTCGGTATTGCCGGCCTTATTTCAGGCATACAACAGGGTAGAGTGGTCGCCAATGGAATTGCCGCTATTGGAAGCGGGCACAATGTTTTCGGTCAGACACTGATTATGGGTGCTTTTCCTGAATTCTATGCTATCCTTGCCCTCGTCGCTGCAATTCTCATGCAGGGTTTGCTCAATTTATAACAAAGTGATACAATTAGAATGCAGGATATTAGAGTAATGAAGTAATCCCGATACAAAAGGGATGAGTGGAGTGGAAGAATGAAGGACATGGCATTGTGTTAAATCTTGCCAACTCGAATGCCGAACAGAAATGAGGCGCCGGTCTTTATCCTTTATGCTGATACTTCACTACTTCATATACATCAGGCAACAGTTCCGGTTTAAGCAGTAACCGTTCCTGAGATTATTTATGGAATTCAACCAGGCGCCTCTCAATCTCTTCAGGAAGCGAGGAGTTCTGAATGGCAGATAGGCCTGAAGATGGCAAAATCACTATGGAAGGGTTCAGTGATTTTGCTATTGAGAAAAAAGATGGGGACCTCTGGATTACCCTTCCCGACTCCATCAATATGGATAATTATCAGCAGATAGAATCCCGTGTCGAATCCATCCTGAATGCTGATATCGGAAGAGTCATTATTGATCTCGGAAAAACAAAAAACATGTACAGTGCGGGCTTTGGGCTTATCGTTCGCCTCAAAAAACGAATTGATGACTGTAAGGGCACACTGTATCTTGTTAACGTGTCACCAAAGACCGCAGAGGGCCTTCATGGCGTAGGGCTCGACAGAATAATGCGCGTTTATGAGCAAGGAAAAAGTCCGGATTTTAGCAAGGATGAATGATATGCGCAAAGCGTGGACAATATTTACGAGATATATTTTCAGGCTCTAATGCGGCGTATATACCAGTTTTCTAAAATGTTTTACCCCGAAACAGGCGTGATAACTCTGCTTTTCCGTAACCCGCAAAAAAAATTATTGACGATATTATCCCTTTGCTGTACAATATATCACTATGAACTGCAAGATTGTCAAAGGGAGCAACATTAATATGGGAAAACCTCTTGAAATCATTGTTGTTGATGATGAGGTTCAGATTACCGAGCTCATTGAACTTTTCATGAAATCATCCGGCAAAGAGTCCAATATACATTCATTTAACGACTCGGTTGCTGCTCGTGAATACATCAGAAATAACAATGATAGCATCGATGTTGTGATTACCGATTACAAAATGCCCCGGGTAAACGGTCTCGAGCTTCTTTCGGTTGTATCAAAAAAAGCGAAAAAAATACTCATTTCAGGCTTTGTCTCCGAGATTGCAGAAGATAAGCTCAATTCACTCAAGGCGACTTTCTTTGAAAAACCGGTTCCTATGAACCAGTTAAAAAAAGTCGTTTTTGACCACCACGCCTGAACCCTGCATATATACTTGCTCAATACCTTTTTGCTGAGAACGGTAGAGTATATTTTCATACCTCTGTATTTATTTATATCGACAAATAATTATTGACCTTAAAAAAAACAGGAGCGGTTATGGCGGACAATTCCATTTGCATGGTATACATTACCACAAAGGATAAAGCAGAGGCCCGGGCGGTCGGTAAAGTTCTTGTGGAAGAGCATTATGCAGCATGTGCAAATATAATTGACGGTATGCATTCACTGTTTTTCTGGGAAGGGGTGCTGGAAGATGATTCTGAAACTGTGCTTATTGTCAAAACTCAAACCTGTCTCGTGGATAAATTGACCGAAAGGGTGAAGACTATACACAGCTACGATGTTCCCTGTGTCGTAGCACTCCCGATTACAGGTGGCAATCCCGATTACATACAATGGGTATGTAAAGAAACCGCTGCTGCATTGTAAAACATCGGAAATGATACCCGGCACCATTTCCCTCCTTTGCAGGCAATACCACCGCCAACAGGCCTTCCAAAATCTTCATGGCAATCGGGCATGAGTGCAATATGCCCGAACCCAAAGGGGAGCAGGATACGATTTATTGCCTGTAGATATGCTCCCGGTTCAACAAAATAAAGGCTGAATCAGGGGTGAATTTATTGTTTTTGGTGCTTTCATTTGCAATAAATAGTATTATATAAGGAGATAAATAGTGCCTATTTTGCTGAAAATCGCAGAACTATTAGGGAAAAATGGGGTTTTTTAAATTATTTGAAGAAAAAAGCTTGCATTGGGATTGACACAGTGTTATTTTAAATGTTGGTCTTTCAGTAAAGTCTCACCTATCAACACTTAAAAGAAGGAGTAATTCAATCATGGCCAGAATTACTAAGACAGAGCTGATCAGGTTGCAAAAGAAGCTGAAAACCGATGCTGCAATTGGAGAGCAGTTCGGTATCACGCGACAGGCAGTTCATCAGTTAAGAAAGAAGTACGGCATTGAATCGGTTATTGCCAAAAATGCCGAACGAAACAAAAAGATTGTCGAGATGTACAAAGCCGGCAAATCTGGTACTGCTATTGCAAAGAAATTCAAGCTTTCGGTATCGCAGACCTATCGCATTATTAATGAATCCAAAAAGAAAAAGCCTGCCAAGAAAAAAACCAAAAAAGGTAAATAAACCAGCTGGTTTAAACTAAATTTTTCAAAGAGGGGTTCATGATTTATTATCATGAGCCCCTTTTATGTATTTTCTCATTTCTTTCTCTTTTCCAGGAAAGAGCTTTATGAGTGTCTCAGGTTCTTCAACCTCCGGAAACGATTTAAAAAAGTCGATTGCCATTGCCGCGGTTATCATGGCCGGCTCGGTTATGCTCAGCCGGATATTGGGCCTGGTACGGGAAATGGTAATTGCCGATTTTGGCGGTATCAGTTCTGAGATCGACGCATATGTTGCTGCGTTTCTCATTCCCGAATTTTTAAATCATCTCCTGGCGGGTGGTTTCTTATCAATTACCTTTATCCCCATTTTTCAACGGTATATTATTGAAGGCCGGGATGAAGAAGCCTGGGATACATTTTCGAATTTATTAACGGTTGGTACAATTATTCTCACCATTCTTGTCGGTTTTGCAGTTATATGCACCGACAATTTTCTCTGGCTTATAGAATGGCTTAAAAGAATTTTCGGTACAAGCCAGTCGACTATGCGGAATGAAGAATGGATTTCATTAACCGTCCGTCTTACCCGGATTATTCTTCCCGCACAGCTTTTACTTTATTGTGGTTCTTTTTTAATGGCAGTACAGTATGCCTATAAGCAGTTTCTTATTCCTGCTTTGCTCCCTATCTGCTATAACGGTGGAATTATCCTGGGAGGAATTGTACTTGGTAAATGGTTTAACATGGGAATTGAAGGCTTCGCCTGGGGAGTGCTGGG is a genomic window containing:
- a CDS encoding ATPase; translated protein: MDWGSIFSMIGLGIMVGLAGSGSAIGTVSGGSAVVGMLKKRPEAFGLGMGLAAMPATQGLYGFVGFIMYNQALIGMGGSVSILQGAVVLGAGVALGIAGLISGIQQGRVVANGIAAIGSGHNVFGQTLIMGAFPEFYAILALVAAILMQGLLNL
- a CDS encoding STAS domain-containing protein is translated as MADRPEDGKITMEGFSDFAIEKKDGDLWITLPDSINMDNYQQIESRVESILNADIGRVIIDLGKTKNMYSAGFGLIVRLKKRIDDCKGTLYLVNVSPKTAEGLHGVGLDRIMRVYEQGKSPDFSKDE
- a CDS encoding response regulator; protein product: MNCKIVKGSNINMGKPLEIIVVDDEVQITELIELFMKSSGKESNIHSFNDSVAAREYIRNNNDSIDVVITDYKMPRVNGLELLSVVSKKAKKILISGFVSEIAEDKLNSLKATFFEKPVPMNQLKKVVFDHHA
- a CDS encoding divalent cation tolerance protein CutA; translated protein: MADNSICMVYITTKDKAEARAVGKVLVEEHYAACANIIDGMHSLFFWEGVLEDDSETVLIVKTQTCLVDKLTERVKTIHSYDVPCVVALPITGGNPDYIQWVCKETAAAL
- a CDS encoding helix-turn-helix domain-containing protein — protein: MARITKTELIRLQKKLKTDAAIGEQFGITRQAVHQLRKKYGIESVIAKNAERNKKIVEMYKAGKSGTAIAKKFKLSVSQTYRIINESKKKKPAKKKTKKGK